In Pan paniscus chromosome 1, NHGRI_mPanPan1-v2.0_pri, whole genome shotgun sequence, the DNA window ATGAccactacttaggaggctgcagcagaaggatcacttgagtccaggagttcaaggctgctatgagctatgattatgccactgaactctagcctgggcaacagagtgaagaaggccttatctcaaaaaacaaaacaaaacaaaacaaaacaaaaaccaacaaacaaaacaacagtcAGAGgtagtagttcatgcctgtaatcccagcacttcgggaggctgaagagggcagatcacttgagatcaggagttcaagaccagcctggtcaacatggtgaaaccccatctctactaaaagtataagaaaaattagctgggtgtagtggcaggcccctgtaatcccagctacttgggaggctgagccaggaaaatcgcttgaacccaggaggtagaggttgcagtgagccgagatggcaacactacactccagcctgggcaacagagtgagactctgtctaaatcaaagcaaaacaaaacaaaacaaaacaacaaaacaaaacaaaacaatacatgaGCATGATCATGTTACCCTCTACTACGTAATCAACGTCTTACTAAAACCAGACAttggtggccgggcgcagtggctcacatctgttatcccagcattttgggaggccgaagcaggcagatcacctgaggtcaggagttcaagaccagcctggccaacgtggtgaaaccccgtctctacaaaaaatacaaaaaaatcagctgggcattaTGGCGAGTGCCTGttattctagctacttgggaggctgaggcaggagaatcgctggaacctgggagacagaagttgcagtgagctgagatcgtgccattgcactccagccagggtaacataacaagactccgtctcaataaaaaatccaaaaaacaaaaaactaaaaaactagaCATTGGTTTAATGGAAACATGAGAGGCAAAGGGATTGTCTCTACAGTTCtactatatgaaataaataatagcttcttttgcttgtttgtgttgtttttgtttttttgagacagagtctcacactgttgcccaggctggagagcaatggcatgatcttggctcactggaacctctgcctcctgggttcaagcagttctcctgcctcagcctccaagtagctaggattacaggtgctctccaccacacctggctaattttttgtatttttagtagagacgaggttttgccatgttggccaggctggtctgaaactcctgagccctagtgatccattcaccttggcctcccaaagtgttgggattgcaggcgtgagccactgcacccggccaatagtTTGGTTTATTAGATGCATCAATAATCAGGGCATTTTGTAGAGGAACCTACTTATCCTTTAATGGAGATAGCATGCAATGGCTACTTCATCTAAttcattaaaatactttttcttcctacatttatttatttatgtatttattttattttattttttttgagatggagtttcactcttgttgcccaggctggagtgcattggtgtgatctcagctcaccacgacctctgcctccctggttcaagcgattctcctgcctcagcctccctagtagcagggattacaggcatgtgccaccacgcctggctaattttgtatttttagtagagacggggtttctccatgttggtcaggctggtcttgaactcccaacctcaggtgatccacccacctcgacctcccaaagtgctgggattacaggtgtgagccactgtgcccagccttatttatttatttataagacaggttctcactctgtcacccaggctgcagtgcagtggcagatctcagctcactgcaacctctgcctcctgggctcaagtgatccttccacctcagccccccaagtcactgagagtacaggtgcatgccaccatgcccagctaatttttgtattttttgtagagatgaggttttgccacattgcccaggctggtcttgaactcctggactcaacaatctgcccactttggctttccaaatgctgggattactggtgttaACCACCATGCTTGCTCCTCTATCCCAATTTAAACCACAATCACACAATCTGGTGTCAATGGAAATTAAGGCTGTTGAGGGAGAAATAATTTGATACAAGTTTATTGGAAGCTGAATGTGAGAATTGACCCAGGAACATACAGCAACAAAGTGGGTGTGTTCCAAAGTCTATTATAAGTTGGAATGCTTTCATGAGAGAGTGTAGAAAGCAGTGGGACTCCTCATAGCTGAGTTGTCCTTCTTCAATGATGGGTACAACACAGAGGTTACAATCATTGACCAAGGTTGACAATGAACAGGCCAAAATGCTTGAAGTGCAAGACAGTCAAACTTCATGATCAAAATCAAATCAGCGTCCTTCTCAATGTCAGAAGGTGAAGCCTTTGTCAGTACTTGAAGAGTTTGAGAAGCTCATGATCAGATGATTTACTCAGGGACAGGATGTAAGCCATGAATCCTAAGTCCTTCCCCAGATGGTTGGTTTGGAAGCCCGCCAACTGTGATTTGcaggtttttgcttttgtttttgttttttttgagatggaatctcactctgtcacccagggtggagtgcaatggtgcagtcttggctcactgcaatgtccgcctcccttgttcaagcaattctcctgcctcagcctcccaagcagctgggattacaggcatgccccaacacacctggctaatttatatatatgtatatattttttagtagagatggggtttcaccatgttggccaggctggtctcgatctcctgacttcgtgatccacccgcctgggcctcccaaagtgctgggattacaggcatgagctaccgcacctggcccattttgaTAATTTTGATGGGGCCAAAGATTTCCCCAACATTAAtctttttaggttttgtttttctctctaatGTCAGGAACAGAGTGAGAGTTCCCTGTCTCACACTCAGGACAAAGAAGGTCACATACTGGTAAATTCCATCAGTGTTTGTGAGGGTGGAAGTCAAGAATTCAATCATTAATGCCCTCCACAAGCAGAGATGGAGTGGTAGTAATATGTGACCTTCCTAGTCCTGAGTGGAAGACAGGGAAGGGTTCAACCTATTCCTGAGATTAGACAGAAAagcaaaacctgaaaatattatgGTTGGGAGTTCTTTGGTGACATCAAAATCATCAAAATGAGTTCTTGACTTCCACCCTAATTACAGTGCTTTCAGTTTCATGATTGGATATCTGATTCAATCCATTATTCTGCAGAAAGCCAAAACTTCAATCAGGCTTAACTGGGTGGAATTCAGAAATCCAATCAGGCATCACTTTCTGATAGGAATCTGGAAGTTGATAAAGGAGGTGGGATTAGGAAAGTCCAAGAAAGTTGCTGGGagccgtggctcacgcttgtaatcccagcgctttgggaggctgaggaggagggtgggtcatgaggtcaggagttcccaagaccagcctggccaatatggtgaaacaccatctctgttaaaaatacaaaattagctaggtgtggtggcgcatgcctgtaattccggctactttggaggctgagacaggagaatcacttaaatccaggaggtggaggttgcggtgagccgagatcacgccattttactccaaactgggcaacaagagcgaaactccatctcaaaaaaacagaaaggtcCAAGAAAGCTTGTGAACATCCACAGAAGAGACCCCAAGCTGTGGTACCTGGAGTTATTGCTTGATTCTCCAAGAGGTCCGAGCAGACTGCAAAGTGAgtccagatctggtaagtcaGGGACCTTCACAAGGGCACTCCTATGACCCACAGTCAGCCAGTAGAGATGGCGACATGAAGGCCAAGGTGGCACAGAGAATTTTCCTGCATGTTTTTCAGATGAACAGATGtaggctttgatttttttctctaatgcaGTTTTATCTCTTCACTCcgaatattttatttgtgtttagtttatgtcatttcaaatgtttttttttttttctgagatggagtcttgctctgtcaaccaggctggagtgcaatgatgaggtctcggctcactgcaacctccgcctcctaggttcaagcaattctcctgcctcagcctcctgagtagctgggattacaggtgcccaccaccatgcccagctaatttttgtatttttagtagagacagtttcaccatgttggccaggctggtctcgaacacctgaccttgtgatctgcccacctaggcctctcaaagtgctgggattataggtgtgagccaccatgcccagcttcagaGTTCCGAATCAAGTAGTTGAAAAATAATGCAATTgactgaagtctttttttttttttttttctttgagacattgTCTTCCTGCGTCATTCTTGGTGGAATGCAGTattgtgatctcaactcactgcaacctctgccttctgggctcaagccatcctccctacTCAGAAGTTctagccttctgaatagctggaattcaggcatgcaccagtataaccggctaatttttttgtttttgtttttttctttttttttttttttgagagagagtctcactctgttgcccaggttcgagtgcagaggcatgatcttggctcactgcaacttctgcttcctgggttcaagtgattctcctgcttcagcctcccaagtagctgggactgtgggtgtgtgccaccacacctggctaatttttgtatttttaatagagatagggtttcattatgttggccaggctggtcttaaactcccaaactcaggcgatctgcccgcctcagtctcacaaagtgctgagattacaggtgtgagccaccgtgccaggcctattattattatttttttatagtgatggggtcttggtttgttacctaggctggtctgggACACCTAgattcaagcaaacctcccactttgccttctaaagtcttgggattacaggcatgagccaacatgacTGGTCTCATACACCATTTTCAAGAATGGAGTCTTTGTTCTGAATGTGGGATCCATTTGTTTCTCTAGACTCCATTCCAAAGtgggtaatattttatttatttatttattttattaagacagagtcttgctgttctgcccaggctgggggtACAGTGGCAGAGTCTCAGatcactgtaacttctgcttcccagacacaagccatccttccacctcagcctgcagagcagctgggactacaggtgtgcgtcatCACATCcatctattttttgtatttttttggagagacaggatctcactatgtagcccaggctggtcagcAACTCCAGGGCTTAAGTGATTGTTCTGCCTTGGCTtgccaaagtgttggaattacagctgtgagcctcCATGTGTGGCCCCTCATTACTCTTTTGAAAGTGAACATAATGGTGTCTAATTAAAAATACCCCTTTAGTCTCTCCCAGCCAAGTTCACTGTGGGAACTGAGACTGTAGGCTGTTTGGGGCCACAGGAGACTCCCATTaccattgttttattgttttactttgtttttttttttttttttgagactgagtctcactctattgcccaggctggagtgcagtggcactgtctcagctcactgcaacctccgcctcctgggttcaagtgattcttgtgcctcagcctcccgagtagctggagttacaggcacctgccaccatgccaggctactttttgtatttttagtaaagactgggtttcaccttgttggccaggctggtctctaactcctgacctcaagtgagccgcccgccttggcctccaaagtgctgggactacagttgtgagccaccaagcccagccacatGACCATTGTTTTAGATCCTTAAATTGAGAAgacattttttctcaaaaaaggaGCTGAGCTTTGAAGATTCTTGGTAACACTTCCCAGAGCTAATAGAGTTGGGTGGAGCAATTAATGAAAATTCATGGAGTAGGAGTGATCTTGCCCATTCCTTGGAGGTTGGGAGACACTCTTCTTGGTACCAGAAGGGCAGAACTATGTCTCTGTGGCCAATTATTGCAGAGTCGAATTGGGGTAAACTAAGGACTCTTTCACACCTGCCAGAGTAGTGACTTTTGGCCCAGGAGAAGTCAGGGTGTGAGAGGACTGGCCTGATAAGTTTGTCTTTTCTCTGGATTTGTTTTCTTGCAGATTTATCAGGATGAGCCTACAGGCCCCACGCAGACTCCTGGAGCTGGCAGGGCAGAGCCTGCTGAGGGACCAGGCCTTGGCCATCTCCGTCCTGGATGAGCTGCCCAGGGAGCTCTTCCCCCCACTGTTCGTGGAGGCCTTCACTAGCAGACGCTGCGATGTTCTGAGGgtgatggtgcaggcctggcccttcccctgcctccctctgggGTCCCTGATGAAGACGCCTGATCTGGAGATCTTACATTATGTAGTGGATGGGATTGATTGCCTGCTTGCCCAAAAGGTTCGCCCCAGGTGAGGTGACCCAGGTGGGGAGGGCCCAGGTGTCCAGGGACTAAACAGCTGGGTCAGACAAATTGGGAACCTGGGGTGGCCCAGGGGCTTCTGATGGTGCCAGTGAGAAAGCTGGGAAAGTTCTTGGCTATTGCCCAGCTCCTCTGGGAAAGGACTGCTCACCATACAGGGTCCACTGGGGAAACAGGAACCTGCCTGCTCCCAGTGGAAGGTAAAGGCACTAGAAGTGGGTACCAGGCAGAATCCAAGGGGGAAAGGGATGgagaagagacagaaggagggACACTGAGTATAAAAGCAGCTGAAGTCCTTGATATGGAGTGAAAGCCCGGGTCAGGGGTGGGTCCTTGCCTACGTTCtgagcttttcccctatgttacTCACAGGAGGTGGAAACTTCAAGTGCTGGAATTGCGGGATGTTGATGAGAATTTTTGGACCATATGGTCTGGAGCCAGGCCCCTGTCCTGCTCCCCAGAGGCCATGAGTAAGAGGCAGACAGTGGAGGACTGTCCAAGGACAGGAGAGAAGCAGCCCTTGAAGGTGTTCATGGATGTTTGCCTCAAGGAAAAATTCATGGATGAAGATCTGAGCTTCTTCTCTGGGTGGGTCCAGCACAGAAGAGGTTCAGTACACCTGTGCTGTACTAAGGTGGTGAATTATTCAATGAGCATTCTAAATTTCAGAAACATATTGGAAACAGTATACCCAGACAGTATCCAAGTGTTGGAAATTTGGAACGTGTGCTGGCCGTGTATGATAGTAGAGTTTAGCCGTTACCTGAGCCAGATGAGGAATCTTCGCAAACTCTTCATCTCCGATGGCTGTCGTTACCTGCTAAGCTCTGACAGCCAAGAACAGTTAGTTGCTGAATTCAGCTCTGTgctcctcaggctggagtacCTCCAGATGCTTTATATAAGAAGGGTCTGCTTCTTCAGAGGCTACCTGGACCAGCTGATCAGGTGAGGAAGGATGGTGAGCTTTCTCTGGGGGCCATAGCACAGCCTTTTTTTGTTACAATAAACACCAAtcagcatctactgtgtgccagccactgGAGATGTCTAGGGAAGGGGACACTAGAATGCATTGTCCTGTTTGGTGCTCTATATCCTGAAGTGGGTATCACAGGATCGCTCCAGTAAGGGCAGAGGGATGACCTGGGGTAGAAGCTACAGAGAGGGACATCGTGTAGGGAGCTGGTTAGTGGAGGGTTCAGCTCTAGTGAGGGTGAATTCCTTTTAGGAATTCCTTGTTAGGAAGTGTGTTTAAAGTTAATATGATAAATATGAATAGCTTTTGTGAATTCCTTGTTAGGAAGTGTGTTTAAAGTGAATATGATAAAAAAGAGGCAACAGAGGGGAGggtgtaaaagaagagaaagtgcACCAAACCTGTGCGTTTCACAGAGGAAGCTCTGTCCTCACAGCTTAGTGAACATGAATGATCCTCTCTCTGATTCCCTGTCTGTCAAAGGTTGTTTTGAACTCCAGGAAAGGTAATTGACATGGGAAATGCGTGCTTCTGGGATGGAGGTGAGGGAGTAGTCACGAGAGTGGTACAAAGTGACAGGTGGTTTGCAGATGTGGCCATGTCAGGGAGCCTCTGAAAGCAGGTAGCCCTAGCTGATGTCCCTAGACCTTGCTCAGGTCAGTTCTAGGGAGTAGGCACGAGAGTGGTACAAAGTGACAGGTAGTTTGCAGATGTGGCCATGTCAGGGAGCCTCTGAAAGCAGGTAGCCCTAGCTGATGTCCCTAGACCTTGCTCAGGTCAGTTCTTCGGGCATCTCTTCCACTGGGCTCCTGTGGCCCAGAGATGAAGCTTTCTGctggaagatgaagaaaagaggctTTAGAGATTTTATGGCCTTGAACCAATCACACCAGTGACGGTGAAAGGACTGAGCCTAAAATGGGACTGCCTCTGAATGATCCAAGTCCTCATCAGGCAGCACCTTGCAGGAGGACCATGATTAGATGATGAGAACAAACTTGTGTTTGGGCAAAAGAGGCTCTTCCCTTGACGTTATTTTCTACCATCGTCCTCTAACTGGTGCCATTGCCCAGTACTAACTTCTTGCTCTCCCCAGGTGCCTCAGGAGCCCGTTGGAGACATTGGCATTAACTTATGGCTTCCTAGAagaagaggacttgaaatgtcTGCCCTGGTACCCAAGTCTCAGTCAACTGAAGCAGCTGAATCTGAGTCATGGTGCACTGCGCTTCATCCGTCTTGAGCCCCTCCGAGCTCTGCTAGAGAAAGTTGCTGCCACTCTTCAGACCCTCTTCTTAGTGGACTGTGGGATTGGGTACTCCAAACTCAGGGTCATCCTGCCTGCCCTGAGCCGCTGCTCCAACCTCACCACTTTCTGCTTTCACGGCAATGACACGTCCATGGATGCTCTGAAGGACCTGCTGCGCCATACAGGCAGGCTGAGCAATTTGAGCCTGGAAACATATCCTGCCCCTCGGGAGAGTCTTGACAACAGGGGTCGTGTCATTTCGGAGCTCCTCACCCCACTTCAGGCTGAGCTGATGCGTATACTGAGGGAAGTAAGGGAGCCCAAAAGGATCTTCTTTGGTCCCGTCTCCTGCCCTTGCTGTGGCACGTCGCCCATTGAGTAACTGGAGTTCAATTTTTGCTTGTGGGGAAGGCCTGCCTAGTGGGGTGGAGGTATAAAAAGCTTTTTCTCCAGGCACTTGGAAACTAAAATCTGGGAcatggatgtcttttatttttctttttccttattttacaattttacagtttttatttaaaaatttgagacagggtttccctatgttgtccaggctggtctcaaagtcttaCGCTTAAGGGAGccccctgcttggcctcccaagattctgggattacaggcataagcagcTGTGCCGGGTCTATAGGTGCATTATAAAGGGAGCAGAGAAACCTCTGTTTCAGGCATGTGCTTTCTGTgagtggaaaacaaaaaacaaaaaatcccagcaGGGGGCAGCACTGGGGGAAAAAGTTGAATGGAGTCAATGAGACTCAGGGATCTGTGTCCTAGACAGTCAGAAATAGAAAGCTGAAGTTCTAGAGTGAGGGAGTTATCTCAGCAAGGATGGATACAAAGAAACGTCGGAAGTAGAGGGAACCTAAATGGAAACTCTCTGCTGTCCTTCATGATTGATTAGCCTGTTTCAGCAATTTATACATCAGAAAGCTTTAGTTCCTGATGAATTAAAAAAAGAGGTACTAGTTCATCTGTGATTTAGGTTCATCTGCAGGAAATAAAGGAATCAAAATaaacttcattttgttgttgtggtatttttttctttttttctttttttgttttgttttagacggagattcgctcttgttgcccaggctggagtgaaatggcgcgatcttggctcaccacaccctccgcctccagggttcaagcgattttcctgcctcagcctcccaagtagctgggatcacaggcatgcaccaccatgcccagctaattttctatttttattagaaacggcatttctccatgttgatcaggctggtctcgaactcctgacctcaggtaatctgcccaccttggcctcacaaagtgctaggattacaggcatgagccactgagcctgacctgttttgtttgtttgtttgtttgttttgtttatttgacggagtcttgcttggtcacctaggctggagtgcagtggtgtgatcttggctcactgcaacctccaactcccaggttaaagggaatttgtgtttttagtagagacggggtttcacgatgttggcctgactggtctcaaactcctaacctcaagtgacctCAAggaagcctcccaaagtgctaggattacaggcgtgaaccaccgtgcccagcctaaactttGATTAATTTATGCCCATTCTTTACCTCTCCAGTCATCTCTTCCTTACTTTCTCCTGTGGTTATTTACTGGGTTCATCCACAAAAGATGCATGCCTGGGACCTGGAACATTCTATGTGGGCAGTGATGATGAACCATTGAGTCAACCCTCTTCTTGTCAGGGGCCCTCACTGCTCCCCAGATACTGAGACCCTGCTCACTCCTAATGGGCAGatcagggagaatctgttcctgaTCATTGGCCATGTCAGGAAAGGGCTTCACTGCACAAGGTGCGGCCCCCTGCCTTGGGAGGGAATGGCCATAGTGTGTACTAGCGGGAGCCTCATGGCATCACCAACCCTTGCCTGTCCTCATGGTGGCTAGTGGGTTTTACTGAATTAACATAATTGTGTGTAGTAAAGATATCCaatttctcttagaaaaatgCTAAAATCATTTAGGTAGATAACACTTTCTAAGTATTTCTAGCCCACATCAGTATGCATCCTTTTGGAAATTAACTCATTTCAATGAGACATCTTCCTGTAacacctcccttctctccttatcAGAAAACGGGAAAACCAGGGCACTGACCTGTCCTCATGGTGACTAGTGGGGTTTACTGAATTAAAGTGATTGTGTCCAGTAAAGATATCCAATTTCTCCTTTAGAATAATGCTAAAATCATTTAGGTGGATAATACATTCTAAATATTTCCAGCCCATATTAATGGAAATATACATCCTTTTGGAAACTAACTCATTTCAGTGAGAGATCTTCCTATCacacctcccttctctccttatcAAAAAGCAGGAAAACCTGGGCTTGACCTAGCTAGCGCTCCTACACTGCCATGAGAATCCCTTTGGGACTTTCCCCATTTGCGACTGGCAGCACTCTCGTGGTTTACTAAAACTTAGGTAAACCTGGGCTTAAGCCACCACCTGGAGCCAAGAAGGAAGCAGCAACCTAGTGGTGAAGATTCACTAAGGGAATGTATTCAGTCCAAACCAAAGCAAGCCAGACAGAGAAAACTGGAGTAAATCATTCTTCCTTCAGTGCAAAAATACAGATCTATATCTACAACAAACTAGAGCAAACAGGAAACCATGACCTCCCCAAAATGACAAAGCAGAAATCTAGTGGATGACTCTAATGTGATGGCTATTTGTCAGCTCTCTAACAAATCACTGAAAATCGCAGGTTTTCAAACTTGTATTTTAGTTCCAGAAATACAGATGCAGGTTTGTTCTATAGATAATAGACAAACTATCAGATAATAATtttggtagtttttgtttgtttgttttttgaggcggcatctcactctgtcacccaggctggagtgtagtggcatgctctcagctcactgcaacctctgcctcccagagtcaagcaattctcctgcctcggcctcccaagtagctgagactacagacttgcattaccacgccaggctaagtttttgcatttttagtagagacagggtttcaccatgttggacatggagaactcctgacctcaaatgatgcacctgcctcagtgctgggattagaggtgtgagccaccatgtccagccagttTCGGTAGTTTTTTGATACCCactccccttccaccctccactctccagcAGTCCcgggtgtctattgttcccattatTATGTCACGTATACTTAATATTtggctcccatttataagtgagaacatgtggtgtttggttttctgtgcctgCTTTAGTTTGCTTAGCATAACGGCTTCTAGCTCCATCCGTGTTGCAGCAAAAGGAGGATGAGGACTTAATGAAAGGGC includes these proteins:
- the LOC117979571 gene encoding PRAME family member 18; amino-acid sequence: MSLQAPRRLLELAGQSLLRDQALAISVLDELPRELFPPLFVEAFTSRRCDVLRVMVQAWPFPCLPLGSLMKTPDLEILHYVVDGIDCLLAQKVRPRRWKLQVLELRDVDENFWTIWSGARPLSCSPEAMSKRQTVEDCPRTGEKQPLKVFMDVCLKEKFMDEDLSFFSGWVQHRRGSVHLCCTKVVNYSMSILNFRNILETVYPDSIQVLEIWNVCWPCMIVEFSRYLSQMRNLRKLFISDGCRYLLSSDSQEQLVAEFSSVLLRLEYLQMLYIRRVCFFRGYLDQLIRCLRSPLETLALTYGFLEEEDLKCLPWYPSLSQLKQLNLSHGALRFIRLEPLRALLEKVAATLQTLFLVDCGIGYSKLRVILPALSRCSNLTTFCFHGNDTSMDALKDLLRHTGRLSNLSLETYPAPRESLDNRGRVISELLTPLQAELMRILREVREPKRIFFGPVSCPCCGTSPIE